One genomic segment of Candidatus Zixiibacteriota bacterium includes these proteins:
- a CDS encoding site-specific DNA-methyltransferase, with the protein MADKKPTWGPGNPHPLSQMKTELVWEGKYDEYGNRREVDVAGLAMPMQKIETVDQPRSEAAAAGQLDAFEKEMKDRRQDDFRNMLIWGDNKLVMASLLKEFKGKIDLIYIDPPFDVGADFTMDIPIGGENERVGKEQSTLEMIAYRDMWGKGADSYLHIMYERVALMKALLSESGFLFVHLAPAISHLVRGMMDTVFGPENFRNEIVVNRPISKNLQRQFEYIAALPQGHDVVLCYSTSSSARIPNLLIPYESKKPDGYWHRFWSGADRPTMRYELLGETPSFGQWKWSKGRALKAVKNYEDYGNSGSGKTLVDYWRDTGKTLEFIRLSESGTVENWFPPSEDKVGDTVWDDIKAYENIKDFPTQKASDLLSRIIEWSTTSDSLVADFFCGSGTTGAVAERLGRRWIMADLGRFAIHTSRKRLIDVQRNLYNDRKPYRSFDVYNLGRYERQWWQKERLQGADEEHRRIVLEFFKAEVLTKTPSPLLHGRKAGAFCHVDNIDSIFTRDEVKDVAHAVAQAGGKEVYCLAWEFEMDLRQYCLALETELGIKIKLIPIPREIMEKNRTSPPPFLEMAVLEAEPVYRGKDKDRTVDIKLTRFLPSLAEVPSKELDALKERAMRSGMDFVDFWAIDFDWHPERPFNHHWQDYRTRKDRSLKTVSDAAHAYPKKGKYTACVKVVDTFGCDTSITVEVEV; encoded by the coding sequence ATGGCTGACAAGAAACCGACGTGGGGGCCGGGGAATCCGCATCCCCTCTCACAGATGAAGACGGAGCTGGTGTGGGAGGGGAAGTACGACGAGTACGGTAATCGGCGCGAGGTCGATGTGGCAGGGCTGGCCATGCCGATGCAGAAGATCGAGACGGTCGACCAGCCGCGAAGCGAAGCCGCTGCGGCCGGTCAGCTCGACGCCTTCGAGAAGGAAATGAAAGACCGCCGTCAAGATGATTTTCGCAACATGCTCATTTGGGGCGACAACAAGCTGGTTATGGCGTCGCTGTTGAAGGAGTTCAAGGGGAAGATTGATCTGATCTATATAGACCCGCCGTTTGATGTGGGCGCGGACTTTACGATGGATATCCCGATCGGAGGGGAGAACGAGCGAGTTGGCAAGGAACAATCAACTCTGGAAATGATCGCCTATCGGGACATGTGGGGAAAGGGCGCGGATTCATATCTACATATTATGTACGAGCGCGTGGCTCTAATGAAAGCCCTCCTCAGCGAATCTGGCTTTCTCTTCGTGCATCTTGCTCCAGCGATTAGTCACCTCGTACGAGGCATGATGGACACGGTTTTTGGGCCTGAAAACTTTCGAAACGAGATTGTCGTAAACAGACCGATTTCAAAGAATCTTCAAAGGCAGTTTGAGTACATCGCTGCTCTCCCACAAGGACACGATGTTGTGCTCTGCTATTCGACGTCGTCCAGTGCACGCATACCGAATTTGTTGATACCCTACGAGAGTAAGAAACCAGACGGTTACTGGCATAGATTTTGGAGCGGAGCTGACAGACCTACCATGAGATATGAACTCCTCGGAGAGACACCTTCGTTTGGCCAATGGAAATGGTCAAAAGGGCGGGCCTTGAAGGCTGTCAAGAACTACGAAGACTACGGAAACTCGGGTTCTGGAAAGACACTGGTCGACTACTGGCGGGATACAGGCAAGACTCTTGAGTTCATTAGACTGTCTGAGTCTGGTACTGTAGAAAACTGGTTCCCGCCAAGTGAAGACAAGGTAGGAGACACGGTTTGGGATGACATAAAGGCCTATGAGAACATCAAGGACTTTCCGACTCAGAAAGCGAGCGATCTACTAAGCCGAATCATCGAATGGTCGACTACCTCCGATTCTCTTGTTGCCGACTTCTTCTGCGGCTCCGGCACAACGGGCGCAGTCGCCGAGCGTCTTGGTCGCCGCTGGATTATGGCAGATCTCGGACGTTTTGCCATCCATACTTCCCGCAAACGTCTCATCGACGTCCAACGCAACCTCTACAATGACAGGAAGCCGTATCGCTCATTCGACGTCTACAACCTCGGTCGTTACGAACGCCAGTGGTGGCAGAAGGAACGGCTGCAGGGGGCCGACGAAGAGCACCGCCGGATCGTTCTCGAATTCTTCAAGGCAGAAGTACTGACAAAGACCCCGTCTCCGCTTCTGCATGGAAGGAAGGCCGGGGCCTTCTGTCACGTCGACAACATAGACTCCATCTTTACGCGGGATGAGGTCAAAGATGTCGCGCACGCAGTCGCACAGGCGGGTGGCAAAGAAGTCTACTGCCTCGCATGGGAGTTTGAGATGGATTTGCGCCAGTACTGCCTGGCGCTCGAAACCGAGCTTGGCATCAAGATCAAACTGATACCGATCCCGCGCGAGATAATGGAGAAGAACCGCACGTCACCTCCCCCATTCCTTGAGATGGCCGTCCTCGAAGCCGAGCCGGTGTACCGGGGGAAGGACAAAGACCGGACGGTGGATATCAAGCTGACCAGGTTCCTGCCATCGCTGGCCGAGGTCCCCTCGAAGGAGCTTGATGCTCTCAAAGAGCGAGCGATGAGGAGCGGGATGGACTTTGTTGATTTCTGGGCGATCGATTTCGACTGGCACCCGGAGAGGCCGTTCAATCACCATTGGCAGGACTACCGGACCCGCAAGGACAGAAGCCTCAAGACGGTCTCCGATGCGGCGCACGCGTATCCGAAGAAGGGGAAGTACACTGCCTGCGTGAAGGTGGTTGACACATTCGGGTGTGATACCAGCATTACAGTAGAGGTTGAGGTATGA